The following are encoded in a window of Bacillota bacterium genomic DNA:
- a CDS encoding ATP-binding cassette domain-containing protein codes for MEDVGRTFGERTALAGLNLRVMEGQTVAVMGPSGCGKSTALRTIIRLVEPDRGEITWRGTSILRLSQRELAAFRRRVGFVFQRSNLIGRLNVLENVMFPEVMAGVPVSRARRHAMAALGGVGMDGRADARVRELSGGEMQRVAIARAIAGSPELILWDEPTASLDPILVVEVLQLIEDLIHRLGTTMLIVTHEVTFARRCADRVVLMDRGRVVEEGPPGAVLARPRSSLGKRYAAFLAYPGGLRQENASGL; via the coding sequence ATGGAGGACGTTGGAAGAACATTCGGGGAACGCACCGCGCTTGCCGGCCTCAACCTCAGGGTCATGGAAGGCCAGACCGTGGCCGTGATGGGGCCTTCTGGGTGCGGCAAGTCTACGGCGCTTCGCACTATCATCAGGCTTGTCGAGCCTGACCGGGGCGAGATAACCTGGCGAGGGACCTCGATCCTGCGGCTTTCCCAGAGAGAACTCGCTGCCTTTAGGAGGAGAGTCGGGTTCGTGTTCCAGAGGTCCAATCTGATCGGGAGGCTGAACGTCCTGGAGAACGTGATGTTCCCGGAGGTGATGGCGGGTGTGCCTGTAAGCCGGGCGAGGAGGCACGCAATGGCGGCCCTGGGAGGGGTAGGCATGGATGGCCGCGCGGACGCCCGAGTGCGAGAGCTCTCCGGCGGCGAAATGCAGCGAGTCGCAATTGCCCGGGCCATTGCCGGATCACCCGAGCTCATCCTCTGGGACGAGCCGACGGCCTCTCTCGATCCCATCTTGGTCGTCGAGGTCCTCCAGCTCATAGAGGATCTCATCCACAGGCTGGGCACGACCATGCTGATAGTCACTCATGAGGTCACCTTCGCGAGACGCTGTGCTGACCGTGTGGTTCTAATGGATCGGGGGCGTGTCGTCGAAGAAGGGCCGCCCGGGGCAGTGCTGGCAAGGCCGAGGTCCTCGCTAGGCAAACGCTACGCGGCCTTCCTGGCATATCCTGGAGGGCTCAGGCAGGAGAACGCTAGCGGGCTGTAG
- a CDS encoding DUF3084 domain-containing protein, which produces MYGLALVVVLVIMGGLIAYAGDRIGMKVGRRRLSIFGLRPKYTSIIVAVMTGTVIAASTLIVLTLVSQDVRTALFKSREIQEALVAARADLDARRAEAEALARQVEEAALQYSTLKSEFDEVNVELSKAFEERIRAEADLAELEETLRASQQQLHEVEARYKTAQADLAGANVKLKTAQSEIDGLSREKSNLERHIANLNETRDRLQAEVARLERKVVDLTETSVRLMEARQSSMLGQVIFPADQVILGSVIDCSQRAEAVRNQVNGFLLKVNEIAVNRGARSDNPDGDPFVLNFDESNVLAAFQRIDESDGKVILRAVSPVNSWYGEPLWVSLHVLPDQMIYFSGQVIASRTIDGSAGSEKVQEQLLALMQDVNTAAISKGMASDEEGKIGTVMTVSEFAAAIMDIVQVRAKVMVEAVAERDIWRSHKSPPIRLVIRPI; this is translated from the coding sequence TTGTACGGTCTCGCGCTAGTAGTCGTGCTAGTCATAATGGGAGGGCTGATTGCCTACGCGGGCGACCGTATCGGAATGAAGGTCGGGCGGAGGCGACTGTCCATTTTCGGGCTCCGGCCCAAGTATACGTCGATCATCGTAGCCGTGATGACTGGCACAGTGATCGCCGCATCTACCCTGATCGTGCTCACCCTGGTGTCACAGGACGTCAGGACCGCTCTCTTCAAGAGCCGCGAAATCCAGGAAGCGTTGGTCGCCGCCCGCGCCGATCTCGATGCCAGGCGGGCTGAGGCCGAAGCACTGGCACGCCAGGTTGAGGAGGCTGCTCTCCAGTACTCCACCCTCAAGTCGGAGTTCGACGAAGTCAACGTGGAGCTCTCCAAGGCCTTCGAGGAGCGGATACGGGCGGAGGCGGATCTGGCCGAGCTCGAGGAGACGCTCCGCGCGAGCCAGCAGCAGCTGCACGAGGTGGAGGCGAGGTACAAGACAGCCCAGGCCGACCTGGCCGGGGCAAACGTGAAGCTCAAGACAGCGCAATCGGAGATCGACGGGCTTAGCCGGGAGAAGAGCAACCTTGAAAGGCACATCGCGAACCTGAACGAGACCCGTGACCGCTTGCAGGCTGAGGTTGCCCGGCTCGAGCGGAAGGTGGTGGATCTGACCGAGACCAGCGTGAGACTGATGGAAGCTCGGCAGTCGTCCATGCTCGGGCAGGTGATCTTCCCCGCAGACCAGGTCATCCTGGGGTCGGTAATCGACTGCTCCCAGCGGGCAGAAGCAGTAAGGAACCAGGTCAATGGTTTCCTTCTGAAGGTGAACGAGATCGCTGTCAATAGGGGGGCCAGGTCTGACAATCCTGATGGTGACCCATTCGTCCTCAATTTCGACGAGTCCAACGTCCTGGCAGCCTTCCAGAGGATCGACGAATCGGACGGAAAGGTCATCCTGAGGGCTGTCTCACCGGTGAACTCCTGGTATGGAGAACCTCTGTGGGTTTCCCTGCATGTCCTCCCGGATCAGATGATCTATTTCTCCGGGCAGGTCATAGCATCCCGAACCATCGACGGTTCAGCCGGATCCGAGAAAGTGCAGGAGCAACTCCTTGCACTCATGCAGGACGTGAACACGGCGGCCATCAGCAAGGGCATGGCCAGCGATGAAGAGGGGAAGATCGGCACGGTGATGACTGTCTCCGAGTTCGCCGCGGCCATCATGGACATCGTGCAGGTGCGCGCGAAGGTCATGGTCGAGGCTGTTGCTGAACGTGATATCTGGCGGAGCCACAAGTCTCCCCCGATTAGGCTCGTAATCCGTCCCATTTGA
- a CDS encoding LptF/LptG family permease — translation GIVAQVLPMAVLFATILGLGRLARDSELAVLRIAGAPFPRIALPLIIIGGIVTAGTFYLSESVAPWATHESETLVRQMVLQEALPSVEENIFFRAPDDRYFYIGKVDADRGTMQNVMVYEVRKGTFPRLLTAKRGEVRDLTWVLLDGSLHDLDRSGRVTTSMSFETLEILMDTTLDRVFSGQKTTAEMSMRELGENIRLFERSGIKVESLRVDYYMKVAQPFAALVLAVLGSSLVTRSPRKGGSYFGIVLGALVSLSYFVIQAIARSVGARGILPPLAAAWVPNVLFFVPGVLMLVSVDSVRMPRRRPWAGLLPHSGGGAGSMILLLASLLVCLASAPISAGESYTVRITADRVTYDGHANSWTVAGNVVITLRDVTITGDRAEVDLSKNITRITGGVEVVRGEETLRGEVVFYNMSTGDTRVEKVRAKLRDQQVTGYLYLAGEEFTQKEDYYRLDSGYVTTCDLDTPHFRIEAREMEVYADDRIVLRHVSYYEGNIKLLSWPRVVIPLREDERFELPKVGYGFREGWYVKTKYNYTINENAHGSFLADYFQLLGPAVGVTQKLALGSLGSVSIHLYQLWNQATATSDNTAEFTHSVDLPFNLTSQFTYSYKDYVSLSAAPTEETGYDLRLDRKTDTSTTSLRYSHREVDSASHNTNTSATLLHNSTLPLEVRLSADALYRRQVSDDVETLNVLNYRVSATRAFTGFNVAGLAQSQVYFEEEDDQTWEKPEPPPWKALSRLPEISVTTDRLAIPNTPLRASARGLLGRYTEDAVREGVRSEVTLSKGEADVQVFLDQRPVFRGVTVDAQARGVAGLYEDFGARVGLGYTVGATATPFPGTSLRVTFNHFDLYGESPFLFDTLNAEDKLSATLTSRVGPLRLSLTSGYGLLTGIYDTVAATAQITLGQGITLDLTGKYDLNTLAPVSLVGKLVAQPSPQFQFRAAGSYDFSTSRLTRVESTADFKLTPDWRLQWAAVYDVAKNGFTRGDIGVTRDLHCREVSVMYQYTTNRIWLEFRYKAFPTKSLGFGLGEEGVLFGTKGPF, via the coding sequence CGGCATAGTAGCGCAAGTCCTTCCGATGGCGGTTCTCTTTGCAACGATTCTCGGACTCGGGCGTCTCGCAAGGGACTCTGAATTGGCCGTGCTACGGATCGCAGGGGCGCCGTTCCCCAGAATCGCTCTTCCTTTGATCATCATCGGGGGGATTGTGACGGCCGGGACCTTCTACTTATCGGAGAGCGTGGCTCCATGGGCAACCCATGAGTCGGAAACCCTGGTTCGTCAGATGGTTCTGCAGGAAGCCCTGCCCAGTGTGGAGGAGAACATATTCTTCCGTGCCCCGGATGACCGGTATTTCTACATCGGCAAGGTTGATGCAGACCGCGGCACGATGCAGAACGTCATGGTGTACGAGGTCAGGAAGGGCACATTTCCCCGCCTGCTTACCGCGAAGCGCGGAGAGGTGCGGGACCTCACATGGGTGCTCTTGGATGGCTCACTTCACGACCTGGACAGGTCAGGGCGTGTCACTACTTCCATGTCGTTCGAGACTCTTGAGATTCTCATGGATACCACCTTGGACCGGGTCTTCAGCGGACAGAAGACTACGGCCGAGATGAGCATGAGGGAACTTGGGGAGAACATAAGGCTCTTTGAGCGGAGCGGCATCAAAGTGGAGTCCCTCCGTGTCGACTACTACATGAAAGTCGCCCAGCCCTTTGCCGCACTCGTTCTTGCTGTGCTCGGGTCGTCCTTGGTCACTAGATCCCCGAGGAAAGGCGGAAGTTACTTCGGGATTGTCCTGGGCGCGCTGGTGTCCTTATCGTACTTCGTCATCCAGGCGATAGCCAGGTCCGTCGGAGCCCGAGGGATTCTCCCGCCGCTTGCCGCAGCGTGGGTTCCCAACGTTCTCTTTTTCGTGCCGGGCGTTCTCATGTTGGTCTCAGTGGACAGCGTGAGAATGCCCCGAAGGAGGCCATGGGCGGGCCTCCTGCCGCACTCAGGGGGCGGTGCAGGAAGTATGATTCTCCTTCTTGCCTCCCTGCTTGTGTGCCTCGCCTCGGCCCCGATCTCTGCCGGGGAGTCTTACACCGTCCGAATCACTGCGGACCGCGTGACATACGACGGGCATGCAAACTCCTGGACGGTGGCGGGGAACGTAGTCATCACCTTGAGGGATGTCACTATAACCGGTGACCGTGCGGAAGTTGACCTATCGAAGAACATCACCAGGATAACCGGCGGGGTTGAAGTGGTCCGGGGCGAAGAGACACTCCGCGGTGAGGTTGTCTTCTACAATATGTCCACTGGCGACACGAGGGTGGAGAAAGTCCGGGCCAAGCTCCGTGACCAGCAGGTAACCGGGTATCTCTATCTTGCAGGAGAGGAGTTCACTCAGAAGGAGGACTACTACAGGCTTGACTCCGGTTACGTCACCACGTGTGATCTTGACACGCCACACTTCCGTATAGAGGCCCGCGAGATGGAGGTGTACGCGGATGACCGGATCGTCCTGAGGCACGTCTCGTACTACGAAGGAAACATCAAGCTGTTGTCCTGGCCACGAGTGGTGATTCCCCTGCGCGAAGACGAGAGGTTCGAGCTCCCTAAGGTGGGATACGGGTTCCGGGAAGGCTGGTACGTCAAGACCAAGTACAACTACACCATCAACGAGAACGCCCATGGATCGTTCCTGGCCGACTACTTCCAGTTACTTGGTCCGGCCGTAGGCGTCACGCAGAAACTGGCCCTTGGGTCTCTTGGATCCGTGTCCATTCATCTCTATCAGCTCTGGAACCAGGCAACTGCGACGTCTGACAACACGGCAGAATTCACGCACTCGGTAGATTTACCGTTTAACCTAACGAGTCAGTTCACGTACAGCTACAAGGATTACGTTTCCCTGTCAGCGGCCCCAACTGAGGAGACCGGATATGACCTTCGACTCGACCGGAAGACGGACACATCCACGACATCTCTAAGGTATTCCCATCGTGAGGTGGATTCCGCTTCCCACAACACCAACACTTCTGCCACTTTGCTGCACAACTCCACCCTCCCTCTGGAGGTGAGGCTGTCTGCAGACGCGCTGTATCGAAGACAGGTCTCGGACGACGTGGAGACCCTCAATGTGCTGAACTACCGGGTGTCTGCGACCCGGGCGTTCACAGGGTTCAACGTGGCGGGGCTCGCTCAATCCCAGGTGTACTTCGAGGAAGAGGACGACCAGACGTGGGAGAAACCCGAGCCTCCTCCGTGGAAGGCTTTGTCGAGGCTGCCCGAGATCAGCGTCACCACAGACAGGCTTGCGATTCCGAACACTCCACTCAGGGCATCCGCTAGAGGTCTGTTGGGGAGGTATACTGAGGACGCTGTGCGGGAAGGCGTGAGGTCCGAGGTCACGCTTTCCAAGGGGGAGGCGGATGTCCAGGTCTTCTTGGACCAACGCCCTGTGTTTCGAGGCGTGACTGTGGACGCTCAGGCGCGTGGGGTCGCAGGTCTGTATGAGGATTTCGGGGCGCGTGTTGGGCTAGGATATACTGTTGGGGCAACTGCGACTCCGTTTCCGGGCACGTCCTTGCGGGTGACATTCAACCATTTCGATTTGTACGGCGAGTCGCCGTTCCTGTTCGACACCCTCAACGCCGAGGACAAACTCTCCGCCACCCTGACGTCAAGGGTGGGCCCGCTCAGGCTGAGCCTGACATCGGGGTACGGTCTCCTGACAGGCATCTACGATACTGTGGCCGCGACTGCCCAGATCACTCTCGGCCAGGGCATCACTCTGGACTTGACTGGGAAATACGACCTCAACACACTGGCCCCGGTCTCACTTGTTGGGAAGCTCGTGGCCCAACCCTCTCCCCAGTTCCAGTTCAGGGCGGCGGGAAGCTATGACTTCTCTACATCCCGTTTGACCCGCGTGGAGTCTACTGCAGACTTCAAGCTGACCCCGGACTGGCGCCTGCAGTGGGCAGCCGTCTACGACGTGGCAAAGAACGGGTTCACCCGGGGAGATATCGGTGTGACGCGCGATCTTCACTGCCGGGAAGTCAGCGTGATGTACCAGTATACGACCAACCGGATCTGGCTGGAGTTCAGGTACAAGGCATTCCCCACGAAGTCGCTAGGGTTCGGCTTGGGCGAGGAAGGTGTCCTCTTCGGAACCAAAGGGCCGTTCTAG
- the lptC gene encoding LPS export ABC transporter periplasmic protein LptC — protein sequence MNGRVVLAAILTLAVVITGAYAWAFLINKPAATGGVTRDKGPSLAFMGVEIEGLDSGQKRWHLKARRVESGQQARSVRLVDITDGAIYRGGEPYFTFTAGDGVLQNDTGDLMLTGGVTVWSNGETLLTTDKVVWKAADGRILVPGPAEVMIEGSRISAQRFEADVDAEKITGHGEVVLQTEGQMKITAGTLVYRLDEKEVEMEEPVVIEFDIGS from the coding sequence GTGAACGGGAGAGTGGTGCTCGCTGCGATTCTGACACTTGCGGTCGTTATCACAGGTGCCTATGCCTGGGCGTTCCTGATCAACAAGCCGGCGGCGACAGGTGGGGTCACCCGGGACAAAGGGCCGAGCCTGGCCTTCATGGGAGTTGAGATCGAAGGGTTGGACTCAGGGCAGAAGCGATGGCACCTGAAAGCGCGGAGAGTTGAATCTGGCCAGCAGGCACGATCAGTGCGTCTTGTCGATATCACCGATGGTGCCATATACCGCGGAGGCGAACCATACTTCACGTTCACCGCTGGTGATGGGGTGCTTCAGAACGATACCGGTGATCTGATGCTCACAGGCGGGGTGACAGTATGGTCCAACGGCGAGACCCTACTCACTACGGACAAGGTGGTGTGGAAAGCCGCCGACGGGCGGATTCTGGTCCCGGGTCCGGCGGAGGTGATGATCGAAGGGAGTAGGATTAGTGCCCAGCGGTTCGAGGCGGACGTCGACGCGGAGAAGATCACTGGTCACGGAGAAGTCGTGTTACAGACAGAAGGGCAGATGAAGATCACGGCGGGCACTCTAGTCTACCGGTTGGACGAGAAAGAGGTGGAGATGGAGGAGCCGGTCGTGATAGAGTTCGATATTGGATCATAG
- the lptB gene encoding LPS export ABC transporter ATP-binding protein: MGIAAVDLIKTYRRRRVVDGARIELEPGEVVGLLGPNGAGKTTTFYMIVGLETPDSGRIEIDGRDVTTLPIHRRARLGVGYLAQEPSIFRKMSVEDNIRAVLQIAGVDARARQGRLDALISEFGLADIRKQMGFTLSGGERRRVEIARALAASPRYMLLDEPFTGVDPIAVGEIQAIAHRLRQAGLGVLITDHNVRDTLAIVDRAYIMHRGTILVSGSAREVSESPAARRFYLGERFTL, translated from the coding sequence ATGGGTATCGCCGCGGTGGACCTGATAAAGACCTACCGGCGGCGTCGGGTGGTTGACGGCGCCCGCATCGAGCTGGAACCGGGCGAAGTAGTGGGCCTGCTTGGGCCAAATGGCGCCGGCAAGACCACCACGTTCTACATGATCGTCGGCCTCGAGACGCCGGATTCCGGGCGAATTGAGATCGACGGCCGGGACGTCACGACGCTTCCCATCCACAGAAGGGCCAGGCTCGGCGTGGGCTACCTGGCACAGGAACCGTCAATCTTTCGCAAGATGTCCGTGGAAGACAACATCCGGGCGGTGCTCCAGATAGCCGGGGTGGACGCGCGCGCCCGGCAGGGAAGGCTTGATGCCCTCATCTCCGAGTTTGGTCTTGCCGACATACGAAAACAGATGGGGTTCACGCTCTCCGGGGGCGAGCGGCGCCGGGTGGAGATCGCACGCGCCCTCGCAGCTTCTCCCCGTTATATGCTACTGGACGAGCCGTTCACGGGAGTCGACCCCATCGCGGTCGGCGAGATCCAGGCTATCGCCCACAGGCTGCGCCAGGCCGGGCTCGGTGTGCTCATAACTGACCACAACGTCCGTGATACGTTAGCCATCGTGGACAGAGCTTACATCATGCATAGAGGGACCATCCTGGTGTCCGGATCCGCCCGGGAGGTCTCCGAGAGCCCGGCTGCCAGACGGTTCTACCTGGGAGAGCGGTTTACTCTTTAG
- a CDS encoding ABC transporter ATP-binding protein/permease, whose protein sequence is MRKRPVLADLLRPHTGTISAVVGCMTASALASLALPQAFRILLDSVLSGAGSRANRLGLLNLLVGSVAFVYAAKGILAYCQAYLTAAIGQRVGADLRSRVFDNLQRMPMSFYAGTSAGDTVARVTSDVSAVQVSVTQGAGELFTGALTLAGIMSITMLQNWRLALFSFLMLPALGVAVSRVGARMRAAARIMQSKMAEIASVVAESIAGLETVRAFNLEGRETARFAEANTRSYAAGIRAARTTAALGPVVELIGVAGFASVIWVGGREVLGGRLSPGQLVTFLTYVGMAAVPATSMSRAYSVLQQGQGALDRLETLLAPVTPVPGEPHLPDMPGIRGSISFEGVGLTLGGTVVLRDIDLCIREGQTVAVVGPSGGGKTTLVSLLLRFHDPTSGTIRVDGQDITAVKSSSLRAQIGYVPQRPAVFAATVSENISVGRPGASESDIVRAARAACAHSFIEALPMGYDTVIGERGITLSPGQRQRISIARAILKDPRILILDEATSSLDPESEWLVSSAILTLMRGRTVIVVAHRLATVRSADLIVVVDRGQVVESGNHDQLMAHRGVYARLYNASVSRGQPINSKFMPAV, encoded by the coding sequence ATGAGAAAGAGGCCAGTGCTGGCTGATCTCCTCAGACCGCACACCGGAACCATATCAGCAGTAGTGGGTTGCATGACAGCCTCTGCACTTGCGAGCCTCGCACTCCCCCAGGCGTTCCGCATACTCTTGGACTCTGTTCTCTCAGGGGCGGGTTCCCGCGCGAACAGGCTTGGATTGCTCAACCTCCTGGTTGGGTCGGTGGCCTTCGTCTACGCCGCAAAGGGAATCCTCGCGTATTGCCAGGCCTACCTCACGGCTGCTATTGGTCAGAGGGTCGGAGCAGACCTCCGTTCCCGCGTCTTCGACAACCTCCAGCGAATGCCGATGTCGTTCTACGCAGGGACTTCTGCCGGCGACACAGTGGCTAGGGTGACCTCTGATGTCTCCGCGGTTCAGGTTTCTGTGACCCAAGGGGCGGGCGAACTCTTCACGGGTGCCCTGACTCTAGCCGGGATCATGTCTATAACGATGTTGCAGAACTGGCGCCTTGCACTGTTCTCCTTCCTCATGCTCCCTGCACTCGGAGTTGCGGTGTCTCGAGTGGGGGCGCGCATGCGCGCCGCAGCCAGGATAATGCAGTCCAAGATGGCGGAGATCGCCTCGGTTGTGGCGGAGAGCATAGCTGGCCTGGAGACGGTGCGGGCATTTAACCTCGAAGGGCGCGAGACCGCGAGGTTCGCAGAGGCCAACACTCGCAGTTACGCCGCGGGTATCAGAGCGGCACGCACAACTGCTGCCCTCGGGCCGGTGGTGGAGTTGATCGGAGTCGCTGGGTTTGCCTCCGTTATCTGGGTTGGGGGAAGAGAAGTCCTTGGGGGCCGTCTTTCCCCGGGGCAGCTGGTCACGTTCCTCACCTATGTCGGCATGGCCGCCGTACCTGCAACCTCGATGAGCAGGGCCTACTCCGTCCTTCAGCAAGGCCAGGGTGCGCTGGACAGGCTCGAAACGTTGCTCGCCCCGGTCACGCCGGTGCCAGGCGAGCCACACTTGCCGGATATGCCGGGGATCCGGGGGTCCATCTCCTTCGAAGGGGTAGGGCTCACCCTGGGTGGGACGGTGGTTCTCCGAGACATCGACCTCTGCATCCGGGAAGGGCAGACTGTCGCGGTTGTGGGTCCAAGCGGTGGGGGCAAGACCACACTTGTAAGCTTGCTGCTGAGGTTTCACGACCCGACGTCCGGGACGATTCGCGTCGATGGACAGGACATAACGGCCGTGAAATCGTCGTCGCTCAGGGCGCAAATCGGGTACGTCCCGCAGCGTCCCGCGGTCTTTGCCGCAACCGTAAGTGAGAATATCTCGGTTGGACGTCCAGGCGCAAGTGAATCAGACATAGTCCGCGCGGCGCGGGCGGCATGCGCCCATTCGTTCATCGAGGCACTTCCCATGGGTTACGATACTGTCATCGGAGAACGAGGGATCACGCTCTCCCCCGGACAGCGCCAGCGGATCTCGATTGCCCGGGCGATACTGAAGGATCCCAGAATCCTGATCCTTGATGAGGCTACGTCCTCCTTGGATCCGGAGTCAGAATGGCTCGTCTCCTCCGCCATACTTACGCTCATGCGCGGGCGCACAGTCATCGTGGTTGCCCACAGATTGGCGACCGTGAGGTCTGCGGATCTCATTGTCGTGGTGGACAGAGGCCAGGTGGTGGAGTCTGGGAACCACGACCAACTCATGGCGCACCGCGGGGTCTACGCTAGGCTCTACAACGCCTCAGTCTCCCGGGGGCAGCCGATCAACTCCAAGTTCATGCCGGCCGTCTAG